In the genome of Amaranthus tricolor cultivar Red isolate AtriRed21 chromosome 15, ASM2621246v1, whole genome shotgun sequence, one region contains:
- the LOC130800879 gene encoding probable inactive ATP-dependent zinc metalloprotease FTSHI 1, chloroplastic: MCTRDSLLFVRVYQPFPIKNLSKSGTPLIRVRKHTQQLNSLKLLTNGVKLIRNRPTFSCNSIADTANSNSEDFVTRVLKENPSQVEPRFLVGGEVYTSTEVQKLKNKKTGFRSLEVLRRLNLKDKARVNEKFEENGGEKMVGNVYLKDILREFRGKLYVPEQIFGVDLSEEEEFDKKFETLPKLSYEEFMNFLRRDKVKLLVLKENNGLESEDGMRDFIVELKESVGDKSLHRNEWAIQLGDDQAKVVLAEYTGPQYEIETQMTSTSIAKVPEYPNPVASSISRRIMVEFGMVTVAMAAAAAVVGSFLASAVFAVTSFVFVATLYVVLPIVKHCLKMSKGIIFSILEGVSDIFSDGWIITKLKEIYTIGGVSASLALLRPMLLVLLTMVLLVRFTLSRRPKNFRKWDIWQGIDFSQSKPQARVDGSTGVTFADVAGIEEAVEELQELVNYLKNPELFDKLGIKPPHGVLLEGPPGCGKTLVAKAIAGEAGVPFYQMAGSEFVEVLVGVGSARIRDLFKRAKVNKPSVIFIDEIDALATRRQGIFSDSTDSLYNAATQERETTLNQLLIELDGFDTGKGVIFLGATNRRDLLDPALLRPGRFDRKIRVQPPNAKGRLDILKVHSRKVKLSSSVDLSTYAKDLPGWTGARLAQLLQEAALVAARKGHEEVEQSDIDDAVDRLTIGPKRVGIELGHQGQCRRATTEVGTAITSHLLRRLENAKVESCDRVSINPRGQTLSQVVYHRLDDESYMFERQPQLLHRLQVFLGGRAAEEVIYGHDTSRASVNYLADATWLARKIITIWNLENPMVIHGEPPQWRKAPKFVGPRLDFEGSLYDDYDLIEPPVNFNLDDQIAKRTEELLRKMYGKTVSLLRQHRAALLKSVKVLLNQKEISGAEIDFILDKYPPETPISLLLEEENPGSLPFFGEENGYELEHALATSSNGELV, translated from the exons ATGTGCACACGAGATAGTCTTCTATTTGTTAGGGTTTATCAACCATTTCCAATCAAAAACCTAAGCAAATCTGGCACGCCCTTGATTCGAGTTCGTAAACACACGCAACAACTAAATTCTTTGAAACTGCTAACAAATGGAGTTAAGTTAATTCGTAACAGACCTACATTTTCATGTAATTCTATTGCGGATACAGCAAATTCGAATAGTGAAGATTTTGTGACTAGGGTTTTGAAGGAAAACCCTAGTCAAGTAGAACCCAGATTTTTAGTTGGTGGAGAAGTGTATACTTCAACTGAAGtgcaaaaattaaagaataaaaaaactgGGTTTAGAAGTTTAGAGGTGTTAAGGAGGTTAAATTTGAAGGATAAGGCAAGAGTAAATGAGAAATTTGAGGAAAATGGAGGTGAAAAAATGGTGGGTAATGTTTATTTGAAGGATATTTTGAGGGAATTTAGAGGGAAACTTTATGTTCCTGAACAAATTTTTGGGGTGGATTTGTCTGAAGAAGAGGAATTTGATAAAAAGTTTGAAACTTTGCCTAAATTGAGTTATGAAGAGTTCATGAATTTTTTGAGGAGGGATAAGGTAAAACTGTTGGTCTTAAAGgagaataatggattggaatctGAGGATGGGATGAGAGATTTTATTGTTGAGCTTAAAGAAAGTGTTGGAGATAAGAGCTTACATAGAAATGAATG GGCAATTCAGTTGGGTGATGATCAAGCTAAGGTGGTCTTGGCTGAATATACTGGTCCTCAGTATGAAATAGAGACTCAAATGACCTCG ACATCAATTGCAAAAGTGCCCGAGTATCCTAATCCTGTTGCGTCCTCAATATCAAGGAGAATCATGGTGGAATTTGGAATGGTTACTGTGGCCATGGCGGCAGCTGCGGCTGTTGTTGGAAGCTTCCTTGCTTCAGCTGTTTTTGCAGTCACTAGTTTTGTCTTTGTTGCCACTTTATACGTTGTCTTGCCTATAGTCAAGCATTGCCTCAAAATGTCCAAAGGCatcatattttctattttagagGGCGTGTCGGACATTTTTAGTGATGGATGGATAATTACCAAGTTGAAAGAAATTTATACTATTGGTGGTGTATCTGCCAGTCTTGCATTACTAAGACCAATGCTGCTGGTCCTTTTGACCATGGTTCTCCTTGTCCGATTTACTCTTTCAAGAAGGCCAAAAAATTTCAGGAAGTGG GATATATGGCAAGGTATAGATTTTTCACAATCCAAGCCTCAGGCCCGAGTCGAT GGTTCAACTGGGGTCACTTTTGCTGATGTTGCTGGCATTGAAGAAGCAGTTGAAGAACTTCAAGAG TTAGTGAATTACCTGAAGAACCCAGAGCTATTTGATAAATTGGGTATAAAACCTCCACATGGAGTCCTTTTGGAAGGTCCACCTGGTTGTGGAAAG ACCCTAGTTGCAAAAGCTATTGCTGGTGAAGCTGGCGTCCCATTTTACCAAATGGCCGGGTCAGAATTTGTTGAAGTTCTTGTTGGTGTTGGTTCTGCACGTATTAGGGATTTATTCAAGAGGGCCAAG GTCAATAAGCCATCAGTCATATTTATCGATGAAATTGATGCATTAGCTACGCG GCGTCAAGGAATATTCAGTGATTCAACTGATAGTCTATACAATGCTGCAACTCAAGAGAGGGAAACTACTTTAAATCAGCTTTTAATTGAGCTTGATGGTTTTGATACCGGAAAAGGTGTCATCTTTCTAGGTGCTACAAATCGAAGAGATTTACTTGATCCTGCACTCCTTCGACCAGGCCGTTTTGATAGAAAG ATAAGGGTTCAACCTCCCAATGCAAAAGGAAGACTAGACATTCTTAAAGTTCATTCCCGAAAAGTCAAACTGTCATCTTCTGTTGATTTGTCCACTTATGCAAAGGACTTACCTG GGTGGACGGGTGCTAGATTGGCCCAGTTGCTACAAGAGGCTGCTTTAGTGGCTGCTAGGAAAGGGCATGAAGAAGTTGAGCAGTCCGACATTGATGATGCAGTGGATCGACTAACAATTGGGCCTAAACGAGTTGGCATAGAGTTAGGGCACCAAGGACAGTGTCGCCGGGCTACAACTGAAGTTGGAACTGCTATAACATCTCACTTGCTAAGAAGACTTGAAAATGCGAAAGTTGAAAGCTGTGATCGGGTATCTATCAACCCACGTGGCCAG ACATTGTCCCAAGTCGTGTATCATCGTCTTGATGATGAGTCATACATGTTTGAGAGGCAGCCACAGTTGCTACATCGTCTACAG GTATTCCTTGGTGGGAGGGCTGCCGAGGAAGTAATTTATGGACATGATACATCAAGGGCTTCAGTTAACTATCTTGCTGATGCAACCTGGCTTGCCCGGAAAATAATAACTAT ATGGAATTTGGAGAACCCAATGGTTATACACGGGGAACCACCTCAGTGGAGGAAAGCACCTAAGTTTGTAGGACCCAGGCTGGACTTTGAGGGATCGTTATATGATGACTATGACCTTATTGAACCCCCagttaattttaatttggatGATCAAATTGCGAAAAGGACCGAAGAGTTGTTACGGAAGATGTACGGAAAAACTGTTTCGCTGCTTAGGCAGCACCGTGCAGCTTTGCTTAAATCTGTGAAG GTTTTACTCAATCAAAAAGAGATTAGTGGAGCAGAAATCGATTTTATCCTCGATAAATACCCTCCAGAAACACCAATAAGCCTTCTCCTAGAGGAGGAAAATCCCGGTAGCCTTCCATTCTTCGGTGAGGAGAACGGTTATGAACTAGAGCATGCTTTGGCAACTTCATCAAATGGTGAATTGGTGTGA
- the LOC130800880 gene encoding SUN domain-containing protein 5: MKKAKNGGGYNVKRPGIHSSHRNGQVFGCYNNKKKKNNENNKVDNGDKRSNNNNNNNNSFYELCLSLSWCFVISFYFEVCLRNGNGETHHYPNYRSLLSDGKLVGNGNPNVRNITLDKFSYDLSKDNKSININISTVQRLGSLNASYSVCRHKGLDELVFHILKLGYTRLVCEMSCRIDQRISKLEDYQHGRDMDSAYLKLDVTQNTSIPGKGLVSSDERANVFHRMEPDGTPYNYASAAKGAKVVAHNKVAKGASNILGKDHDKYLINPCSVSDKFVVVELAEETLVDSVKIANFEHYSSNFKEFELWGSLAYPTDAWSFMGKFVAANVKQAQTFVLPEPKWVTYLNLSLISHYGSEHFCTLSVLEVYGVDAIERMLEDLMVSSGRSVHSEQVSKTNSTGAQSARPQNVTANGNNGSEAENGSSEEQKANTDASKSPGTTKIPDPVVGKSNSRIPGDTVLKILMQKVRSVEVNLSVLEEYLKELDQKQRDNVPEIYKEISKVTSLIDDERNAIKELIEWKEETDKQREDTEIWKAVFSSQVEELVDENKILRSLIENIEKDQASLQNKELAVLLVSLCFLCIAFLKLVSKRILLSFGASRGSNVSTNRGWLLILLSSGITMLITLI, translated from the exons ATGAAGAAAGCTAAAAATGGTGGTGGGTATAATGTAAAAAGACCTGGTATTCATTCAAGTCATAGAAATGGTCAAGTGTTTGGATGTTAcaacaacaaaaagaaaaagaataatgaGAATAACAAGGTTGATAATGGAGATAAAAGgagtaacaataacaacaataacaataatagctTTTATGAACTTTGTCTTTCATTAAGCTGGTGCTTCGTCATCTCGTTCTATTTTGAGGTCTGTCTCAGAAATGGAAATggag AAACTCATCACTACCCTAATTATAGAAGCTTGTTATCCGATGGTAAGCTTGTAGGCAACGGAAATCCAAATGTTCGCAACATTACTCTTGATAAATTCTCATACGACTTGTCGAAGGATAATAAATCAAtaaacatcaacatttctaccGTTCAAAGACTAGGTTCGTTAAATGCTAGTTACTCGGTTTGTAGGCATAAAGGCTTAGATGAATTGGTCTTTCACATATTAAAACTAGGATACACTCGGTTAGTGTGCGAAATGTCTTGTCGAATAGATCAAAGAATCAGCAAACTAGAGGACTATCAACACGGAAGGGATATGGATTCCGCCTATTTGAAACTCGATGTAACGCAAAATACATCTATACCCGGAAAAGGTCTAGTCTCCTCTGATGAACGAGCTAATGTTTTTCATCGGATGGAACCGGATGGAACTCCTTACAATTATGCTTCGGCTGCTAAAGGTGCTAAAGTCGTGGCTCATAATAAGGTAGCAAAAGGGGCAAGCAACATTTTAGGGAAGGATCACGACAAGTATCTTATAAACCCGTGTTCTGTGTCAGATAAGTTTGTGGTAGTTGAGCTTGCGGAAGAGACTTTGGTAGATTCCGTCAAGATTGCGAATTTTGAGCACTACTCCTCGAATTTCAAGGAGTTCGAATTGTGGGGAAGCTTGGCTTACCCGACTGATGCATGGTCTTTTATGGGAAAATTTGTTGCTGCTAATGTTAAGCAAGCACAGACCTTTGTTCTGCCTGAACCCAAATGGGTTACTTACTTGAACCTGAGTTTGATCAGTCATTATGGCTCAGAACATTTCTGCACGTTGAGTGTCTTGGAAGTTTACGGTGTGGATGCTATTGAACGGATGCTTGAAGATCTAATGGTTTCATCTGGCAGATCTGTTCACAGCGAGCAAGTATCGAAGACTAATTCTACCGGAGCACAATCTGCCAGGCCTCAGAATGTTACAGCTAATGGGAATAACGGTAGTGAAGCTGAGAATGGAAGTAGCGAAGAGCAAAAGGCTAATACAGATGCGAGTAAGAGTCCGGGCACAACTAAGATTCCTGATCCGGTGGTGGGGAAGTCGAATAGCAGAATTCCCGGAGACACTGTACTAAAGATTTTGATGCAGAAGGTGAGGTCGGTGGAAGTGAACTTGTCGGTTTTGGAAGAGTATCTCAAGGAGTTAGACCAGAAACAACGCGATAATGTCCCTGAAATCTACAAAGAGATATCGAAAGTTACTTCTTTGATAGACGATGAAAGAAATGCAATCAAAGAACTAATTGAGTGGAAGGAAGAAACG GACAAGCAAAGGGAAGACACCGAGATATGGAAGGCGGTCTTCTCCTCGCAAGTTGAAGAGCTGGTTGACGAAAATAAGATCCTCAG ATCTCTTATCGAAAACATAGAGAAGGATCAGGCAAGTCTACAGAACAAGGAGCTAGCTGTTTTATTAGTGAGCTTGTGCTTCTTGTGTATAGCATTCCTCAAGCTCGTCTCCAAACGGATTTTGCTCTCATTTGGAGCTTCTCGAGGCAGCAATGTCTCCACAAATAGAGGCTGGTTGTTGATACTCCTTAGCAGTGGCATCACGATGCTAATAACATTGATTTAG